TGCCCGTGCTGGAGGGTTGTGCGGAttcccaccagcagctctggctgcccTCATGCAGAGCACAGACGCACGGGCTGCAAGCATGGTGAAAAGAGCCCGCAGGGCTGCCCTCGCTGCCCTTCTCCCGCTCCCCGCCACGCTGCCACACGCAGGCACAGCTCGCTTGAAGCTGGTCGTGGCAGTGACAGGTTAGTGCTGGTCGggggtgctgcagccctgccaaTGGGTtcgggcaggcaggggcaggtgCCCACACCGTGGTGCAGTGGGGGACTTGCACAGAGCTGATGGCCCTGGCTCAGCCCTCCTCTTCACCCGCAGAGGCATCCCGTTGCACAGAGCAGCCCTCCAGTagggagagctgggcaggagcccTGGGAGAGCATCAGGAGGGATGGATGCCATGGCAGCCGGTGCTGGTGAGTCAATGCCCAGCACTGATTCAGGCTGTGCTTGCAGGTATGTGAACACCCTCCTGAAGCTCATCCCCTCTGTGCTGGGGCTCCAAGAGCAGCTGCGCCAGGCGGTCCAGAGCGGGGACATGGAGACGTCACACGGGATCTGCCGCATCGCTGTGGCCTTGGGGGAGAACCACTCCCGGTGAGTGCTGGGGATGGTCCCCAGGAGAGGGAACAAGCTTGGAGCAGCCCGCAGTTCCCTATGTGCTGCTTCGTCCAGGGCTTGTCCTGTCCCTGGTGATGTGTCAGGGCGGAGGAGCCAGGCTCGCAGCGATGATGCTGCCCTGACCGTGCTCTGTGCTCCCCAGGGCCCTCCTGGACCAGGTGGAGCACTGGCAGAGCTTCCTGGCCCTGGTCAACATGATCATGTTCTGCACTGGCATCCCCGGGCACTATCCCGTCAACGAAACCACCAGCTCCTTGACGCTCACCTTCTGGTACACGCTGCAGGtcagtggctgtcgtggggcAGCCTGCCTGGACCCCGCgctccaggcagggctggaggcacTGGTGCACGGGGGCTGGGGTCTGGCCTGGCTGCGTTTGGTCCCCAGGGATTTCCAATGCCCCCGCTCCTCGCCCTGTGCTCGCAGCCACCACGGGGCACGTAACTCAGAAATGCTGGCCCCGTGGCTTGCTTTTTCCACTCCCAGTCTTCCTTGGAAGTCTGAGCCAGTCTTTAAGGGCCTTGATAACATAACTAATTaaaacttcatgcagttttttttttcccagcatcaGAGCTGGCTGTTTAGCTCCTTGCTAcgtggctgcaggcagggaggagagcacGTGCTGGCTTACTGGGGGCTAGACCCTGCTGCCGGGCTGGCGGTCGTGTTCTTCTggatgaggaaggagagggctgggggctgctaGTGGCTGcccagtgtggggtccctctCCCAGGGCCAGTGTTCTCCGTGCCAACAGAGCAACCCTGCACGTCGTGCTCTATTTTTAGCCCCCGTTCATCCCCAGCTCCATTCCTCCGCAATCTGATGCGGCGTGGCCGAgtgtgggcagggaggggggtgaTGTTGGCGCCGTGctggcagctcctctgctgcgTGGGGCCGGGCCAAGGCTCCCACCTCCTCTCACTGCTTCTCTGGATGGGTCTGAGGAtatgggtgcaggcaggagagcgctgtgctccccagcacccatcccagCCTGTCTCGCGGGGGTCCGAGGCACGCGTGCTCCCGAGGCTAGGACACGGCAGGGCAGTGCCACCCCACTGTAACCGTGCTGTCCTCAAATGCCCGAGGGTCCACCCGGCTGCTGGGGCTTCTGGCATCTTGACTCCAGATTGCGCTGCCACTGCAGACAGGCTCGGCATCAGGTGGACCTCAGGGAGCTGGGAACGCAATCTCCAAGGTGTGACAGGTCCCACCAGCCCTGGGAGATGCCCCCAAGCCCCCTGTGCAGCGGGCATGCTGGCTCTATTTCCTTTCCCCTGCAACACCTGATttattcctcctcctgctgccaggacGACATCCTCTCCTTCGAGCCGGACAAGCAGGCGGTGTACCAGCAGGTCTACAGGCCTGTCTACTTCCAGCTGGTGGATGTACTGCTGCACAAAGCCCAGTTCCCCTCCGATGAGGAGTATGGCTTCTGGTCTTCAGATGAGAAGGAGCAGTTTCGGATATACAGGTACAGCTGGGAGCTTTGGGTTTGCTCGTCAGGCAGGCAAGGATGCAGGCAGCATcctgcctgcctggagcctgagcACCATGGGGATATCCAAGGAAGGACATGAAGGAGATTCCTTCCACCAAGAGCTGTTTTGGCTGTGGTGGTGATACAGAAACAAGCTGGTGTTTTGGCATGGCACCAGTTGccctgcctgggaagccctggGAGCACTCCGCGTTGGGCTGGGACAGTGTCCTTGTGCAGGCAGCCCCTGCGTCCTGCCTGGCAGCGGGAGGGGAAGTAACGTGTCCACGTGTGGAGCGCTCTgtaggggatggggacagcgtTTGGAGACCCTCCATGTTCTCTGCAGGGTGGACATCTCTGACACGCTGATGTACGTGTACGAGATGCTGGGTGCTGAGCTCCTGAGCAGCCTCTATGACAAACTGGGACGTCTCCTGACCAACACGGAGCAGCCGTCCACGTGGCAGGTGAGCGAGGGGACCGGGGTGCCAGGCTGATGGCTACCAGCCCCTCAGGGACCTCTACTTGCCACAGGGTGTTGAGAGCAAAGGGACGTGCTAGCGGCGAGGAGCATGACCACCTTGCCAGCACATGTGTGGGCTCTGTGGGATCTGCTGGGAGGAGGCACAGGTCTTCTTCTGCCTTGCTGTCCTTAGCGCTGGCCAGGGAACAGCCTCCTTGGCCACTGCAGGAGGGTCTGAGCtagtgcccagggctggggtgggccTGGGGGTCAGTGCATGGCTCTGACGGTGCCTCTCCTACCCTGGCAGCACACGGAGGCCTTGCTCTACGGCTTCCAGTCCATCGCCGAGACCATCGACGTGAACTACTCCGATGTGGTGCCGGGGCTGATCGGCCTCATTCCCAGGATCAGCATCAGCAACGTGCAGCTCGCCGACACCGTCATGTTCACTATTGGTGAGGCCTTTGCTGGCgtgcaggctgggctggggagggggagcccCTCTGGGACCGCTCCTGCCcagcaagaacagcagcaaaaagcaaagctgagcatCTGGGGACGTGGGGAGCAGGAGCCCGCGGCGTGATCCTGCAGTCTGATCCCGTCTGTGTGCGCAGGGGCCCTGTCGGAGTGGCTGGCTGATCACCCCGTCATGATTAACAACGTGCTGCCGCTGGTGCTCCAAGCCTTGGGCAACCCTGAGCTCTCCATCTCTAGCGTCTCCACCCTGAAGAAGATCTGTCGGGAGTGCAAGTACGACCTGCCGCCCTATGCCGCCAACATCGTGGCTGTGTCACAGGTAGGAGCTGGATGCAGATGGACACGTGGCGGCGAGCCGGGATGTGCTCTGTGCAAACCCTTCCCCTGGATCAGGGGGGACACAAAGCAAAGGCTCAGGGCATCTTGCTTGGTGTGGGGGTCTTGTTGGCCATTCCATTCCTAGGCCAGTAGACCCAGATGGCAGGCCCCGTGTCCTCCTGTGAGGGCAGAAACGGCAGGCAGTGGCAGACACAACTGCCAAGGGGTCCACTGGGGTTGCGCTTGGGCATCCATCCTTCCCCCGGGGTTTGTCTGCCTTGTTGGGAGCGGCGTCCTGCCAGCTCTGCGCCCACGaggcagctggtgctgctgctgagcatcTTGGGGGACATCCTGGTGTTCAAGCCTCTCCATAGGGACCGAGCTggtccctgcagtgctggggcaggcagTCCCGTGGTCTTTCTTGGCTCTCAAGATTTGGGACAGATGGGACTCGGAGTCCTGAGGCACTAGGAGAAGGGCTGGGGTGTGCATgggagcagagaggggctgGTGGAGGGCATGAGCTGCTGCTCTTAGAGCTTGGGGACACCATCACTGGGGTAAGGAAGCCCTGGCTGAGGTTGGCTCCTCaagctgtcctgctgcagagcccgtCTGAGGCAGGGGCTCCCCTCGCTGGGTGACTGAGGGGGGCTGTCTGAGGGAAGAGCTTACCAGGGGACAGGGATTTtgctccctgcctgtggcaggttGTGGGGTGGCTGTGCAGAACCATGTGCCGCTTGTCTGTACCCACACTGGTGTCAGTTGTCTTGAACTCCTGCGTCAGTCCTGCCTCCTGGAAGGGAAGGGGCTTTCTGCAGTGCTcaccctctttctctctccccttccctttggcAGGAGGTGTTGATGAAGCAGATTCACAAGGTAAGAGGGCCTGGCTCACACCTTGGGCTGGTTCTGCTTGCCCCCATTAGTCATGCTCAGCTGAAGACATGAGGGGTGCCATCACTGGGCTGTCCCTGGAGGAGAGCTCAGCACTGCAGCCATCGTATGCGGGGCCAGGAGTACCTGctggctgcctctgcctgcGCTGCCGGGCTCCCACCGAGGGTGGGCTGGGGTATGTCCCCATAGAGAGGGAAACCACCAGGGAGACTTAACTCCTGCAGTTCCCAGTCCCTCCAAGCCCAGGGATGCCGAGATGGCAGGCATGtctccaagaggaaaaaaggagggagataaGTGTGGGGACAGAGTCCAGGCTGTGCCTGCGACCAGGACAGGGTGGGATGCTTGACCCCACAGGAGCTGAGACAGGTCTGTGCAAAGGATGATGTAGGGTGAGTGGTGCCAGCATGGAGATCTCTAGGCACCCACTGGTCTTTCCTTGGCGGGTTGCTGGGAGGAGGCCAGGTGTGCTGGTGGCAGAGTGCCTATTCCCTGGGTTCTGCCATGCTGGTAGGGAGctgctcccccctcctccaGTGAGGTGCACCTAGAGTGACCCAGATAGAGCAGCTCAGGAGCTGCAGCACGCTGGGTTCCTGGCAGCTCTCTTAGCTAGCATGTGTGCGGTAGAGCTGTAGGCTGGGCAGTGACCTGCCCTGTTGTGTCTCCTCTCTGTCCCAGACGAGCCAGTGCATGTGGCTGATGCAGGCTCTTGGTTTCCTGCTCTCTGCGCTGCAAGTGGAGGAGATCCTGAAGAACCTGCACTCCCTGATCACCCCCTACATCCAGCAGCTGGAAAAGCTGGCTGACGAAACGGTGAGTGCCCTCGTGCTACCTCCATTCAGAAGTGGCTTCTCCCGCTGGCTGTAGCCTTGGGGCTGCTGTCTTGAAGCAGCACTCTTGAACGTGGGCTTAAGAAAGTGCAGGGAACGCCTCTCTGGCACTTTGCCTCTACAGTCCTGGTTCCTCAGCATCCCAAAGGCATGACTGCGGTTGAGCAGTGTGGTCATGTCACACTTGGCTTTATTTTCCCTGGCAGCCCAATCCCTCCAACAAGCTGGCCATCATCCACATCCTGGGCCTGCTCTCCAACTTGTTCACCACCCTGGACATCAGCCACCATGATGATGACCACGAAAGCACCGAGGTCAAGAAGATGCCAGTGCAGCAAGGACCCAACCCAGTGAGTAGAGCAGTAGCTCGATGCTCTTTGCCACAGCCTGGCAAAGCCTCACTCCTGGTGCCAGGAGAGTGGGTTAATGGCAAATGCAGCATGTACCATGAAGAGGGTAGTACTGGTGCATTCCAGCTAAAACAAGTCCTTCAGCTGATCCTGACACTCCTGAGGTGGGCAGAAGTGATCTGCAGCATTCTTCTTGGCTGGGTGCTGCTCTGGAGGACAGCCCAGGTGCTGCCTGCCAGCTATGAGCTGTGCCAGGCTGCTTCAGCAGGGAAGAAGGCTGCCCAGCTTCAGAGGTTGGAGGAGGCAGTGGTGCCTGAAGGTTTGAGTCCAGGCAGTGCGTAGTCTTGaatctcccctccctgctgttGTGGCAGCTAATTCTCTTCGATCCCTCTTGTTCCTTACAGGTGGTGGTGGTTCTGCAGCAAGTCTTCCAGCTCATACAGAAGGTTCTCAGCAAGTGGCTAAATGATGCCCAGGTGGTGGAGGTAACCCGGCTTCTCCTGTGtactgcctgcagctctgcctgtccTTGCTGACCTGAACTGGGGACAGCCAAGGACAGACTCAGGGTGATGCCCTGTACGAGGGATGTCTTGCTGGGTTGTCTGGGCCAGTGCTGCTTGCTGTCATCAGCAGCGTCCGGCCATTCTTGTCTGTCTTGTGCCCCCATTAGCTCTGCTTCTCTCCAGTTACAGAGGTCCTGCCACGAGCAGGGAGATGGGGGTCTACCAAAACTGTGTTCCCTAAGGGGATAGCTCTGCTCTGACCTGGACCTGTGTCATCTGGTGTTTCTCCAGTTTGCTCAGTTCAATAATGCCCCAGTGCAGCATCCCaccagccactcttccccctgGCCCTCAGGGAGGCTTCTGGCTGCGGTGGGAAGGGTGTTTCCTGGTCTCTGGGAGCATCCTGTGCTGCAAGGCAGGGCAGCAGTACCAGTGCAGGTCTGAGCCCTCTGCCTGGCTGGTCCCTGTCCCCGTTGCCAGCTTTTGTCTCCCTTGGGGACCCATCCATCAAGCCCTACCCCCCCAAGAGAGGTCTCCAGACACCCGTTGCTCATGCAGTCCCTCTTGTCCTGCAGTCCGTCTGTGCCATCTTTGAGAAGTCCGTGAAGACCCTCCTGGATGATTTTGCCCCCATGGTGCCTCAGCTATGCGAGATGCTGGGGCAGATGTACAGCACCATCCCCCAGGCCTCTGCCATTGACCTCACCCGGCAGGTACGGAGCCGCgctcggggctggggctgccgctCCCCGGGGAGGCTGGGAGCAcgcagggccagcagcagcttcagtccttctctctctcttgcagcTGGTTCACATCTTTGCCCATGAGCCTGCCCACTTCCCTCCTATCAAGGCCCTCTACTTGCTCGTTACCTCAGTCACGCTGACCCTCTTCCAGCAAGGTATGTGGGATTGACCCTCCTTGGCGCTGGGGCTGTTGTCAGGCTGTTGCATGCATGGACTCCGGAGGCGTCTTACCAGGAATGGCTGTTTTCACTCCTAGCTAAGCTAAAGGGGCCATCTCTGTTTCTTGGATTCATCCCAACCCCTGGAAGGTGGGTACCTTCCCTGcagggcagcagaagcaggaaacCCCCAGGCGAGACTCTGGACTGCCGTGACAGCCGCGcttctgcagcagggctgggcgtTGCGTGCTACAAGGGTTGAGCTGGAGCTCCAGTCCCTCTCGGAAGGGAAGCTGTGCTCCCTAGGAGATCCCGGGGCTCCTCCCGTGGCCAGTGGTGCTCATAGCGGCCAGGAATCAAGCCCTCGCACAAGCAGGAGGATGTGTGTGTGAATATCTGGGAAAGGACCTTTTCAGAGTCACTGCTGGCCACCGAGTCACTGCCGTGATGCTGAGGATGCTGGCATCCTCCCGCAGGGCAGGGGCCTCTCTTTGGCTTTCTGCCTGCACTACAAAAAGCGAATGGGGTTAGGACAGGCCCCTGTGTGACTCCCTCCAGCCTCTTGGTGACTTGCCCCATGATGGGGACAAATGTACCTtggagctgctggctctggtCCTTCAGCAGCTCCCTTTACAGTCCCCAAGGGGTCTTGTCCTTTGCTCACAGCTGAATACTGGGTAGGGTGATGCTTCCCCCCAGTACAGGGCTCAGAGCTCTCTAGAGAGGTGGGGGAGGCATGAGGACCCCTGCTTCACCATCACACCATGGTCCAAGCGAATCCCACTGCGCTGAGGTGTCACGGGGGCCAGTGGCAAGTGAGCCGGGATTACCTGCAGATCAAGTCCCTGCTTCTGCCAGTGGCGTGTGGATGCGTGTACGCTGAAACCCTCTTGGCTTGGCACCTGGGGAGGCGGCGATGCCTCCGGGCAGCAGCAGGCATGTCTGCAGGAGGAcaggggaggggacagagcccAAGCTGTGCCAATGCTTGGACGCGAGCTTTGCTCAGGCGAGCGGCTGTCCAGCTCGCTGTGTGCCCAGGACTGTGCTCCCACCCACCCTGTGGGTACTCTCCGGTGGGCGGCCAGCCCTGAGCAGGACAAGCCCCTTCTGCTGAGCccacaggcagcaggaggagggggtaGACGCCTGACCCCACAGGGGCCAAGACGTGTCTGTGCACAGTTAGGTGCCAAGGTAGGGTGAGTGGTGCTGGCATGGAGATCTCTGGGCATGGAGCTGCTCTCTCCCAGGAGGATGCTGGTGGAGACCTCCAGGAGGGTCCTGGACACAGGGTCTTGGAGAGCATCTGGGAACGGGGCAGGAGGGCGACTGTGCCAGGGGCTCCTGAGCAGCTGGTGCTGGTGTCAAGCATGTGCACGCCTGAGCCCGGCCGGGCCTGTCAAGCGTTTGCTGAGGTGGTGTCGTTCACTTGCAGTTATCTTCCAGGACCACACGGTGCTCTGAAGACACCCGCTCAGTCCCCACAGTGCAAAAGCTCTAATTCTCCTTGTGGAGATGGTGCCCAGCtagcccctgctccccctcctcctcttcctccccaagGACACGAAGATCTCCTTGGCTCTGCAGTGCCCAGGTGCTAGCTGGAGACCCTGGGGCTTCAGACCCTTTcctttgcagtttctttctgttcttgggTTCTCCAAGTTTCATgattttttgtatgttttgtttctttaacttGCTTCAAGCTGCTCATGTtgcccatccccttcccc
This DNA window, taken from Nyctibius grandis isolate bNycGra1 chromosome 8, bNycGra1.pri, whole genome shotgun sequence, encodes the following:
- the IPO13 gene encoding importin-13 isoform X1; protein product: MERRAEAPPPQGLDFTVENVEKALHQLYYDPNIENKNLAQKWLMQAQVSPQAWHFSWLLLNMDKVPEIQYFGASALHIKISRYWNDIPADQYESLKTQLFTHITRFASGSKIVLTRLCVALASLALSMMPEAWPCAVADMVRMFQAEDSNVDGRARCLALLELLTVLPEEFQTSRLPQYRKGQVRSVLAQECGSVFPLLEQLLQQQDSPGFIKQKVLKCFSSWVQLEIPLMDCENLIQAAFTSLQDPELFDTAVEAVVNAISQPDAQRYVNTLLKLIPSVLGLQEQLRQAVQSGDMETSHGICRIAVALGENHSRALLDQVEHWQSFLALVNMIMFCTGIPGHYPVNETTSSLTLTFWYTLQDDILSFEPDKQAVYQQVYRPVYFQLVDVLLHKAQFPSDEEYGFWSSDEKEQFRIYRVDISDTLMYVYEMLGAELLSSLYDKLGRLLTNTEQPSTWQHTEALLYGFQSIAETIDVNYSDVVPGLIGLIPRISISNVQLADTVMFTIGALSEWLADHPVMINNVLPLVLQALGNPELSISSVSTLKKICRECKYDLPPYAANIVAVSQEVLMKQIHKTSQCMWLMQALGFLLSALQVEEILKNLHSLITPYIQQLEKLADETPNPSNKLAIIHILGLLSNLFTTLDISHHDDDHESTEVKKMPVQQGPNPVVVVLQQVFQLIQKVLSKWLNDAQVVESVCAIFEKSVKTLLDDFAPMVPQLCEMLGQMYSTIPQASAIDLTRQLVHIFAHEPAHFPPIKALYLLVTSVTLTLFQQGPRDHPDIVDSFMQLLAQALKRKPDLFLCSNLDVKAVFQCGVLSLKFPEAPTVKASCVFFTELLPRCGEIAPVGQVVHENGKVLLQAVLEGVGGQASRSLMDHFAEILFALNKHCFSYLSIWIKEVMQQDGFPSARVSPEQKETFSQQILSRERVNKRRVKEMVKEFTLLCRGLHGTEYTADY
- the IPO13 gene encoding importin-13 isoform X2, with the translated sequence MERRAEAPPPQGLDFTVENVEKALHQLYYDPNIENKNLAQKWLMQAQVSPQAWHFSWLLLNMDKVPEIQYFGASALHIKISRYWNDIPADQYESLKTQLFTHITRFASGSKIVLTRLCVALASLALSMMPEAWPCAVADMVRMFQAEDSNVDGRARCLALLELLTVLPEEFQTSRLPQYRKGQVRSVLAQECGSVFPLLEQLLQQQDSPGFIKQKVLKCFSSWVQLEIPLMDCENLIQAAFTSLQDPELFDTAVEAVVNAISQPDAQRYVNTLLKLIPSVLGLQEQLRQAVQSGDMETSHGICRIAVALGENHSRALLDQVEHWQSFLALVNMIMFCTGIPGHYPVNETTSSLTLTFWYTLQDDILSFEPDKQAVYQQVYRPVYFQLVDVLLHKAQFPSDEEYGFWSSDEKEQFRIYRVDISDTLMYVYEMLGAELLSSLYDKLGRLLTNTEQPSTWQHTEALLYGFQSIAETIDVNYSDVVPGLIGLIPRISISNVQLADTVMFTIGALSEWLADHPVMINNVLPLVLQALGNPELSISSVSTLKKICRECKYDLPPYAANIVAVSQEVLMKQIHKTSQCMWLMQALGFLLSALQVEEILKNLHSLITPYIQQLEKLADETPNPSNKLAIIHILGLLSNLFTTLDISHHDDDHESTEVKKMPVQQGPNPVVVVLQQVFQLIQKVLSKWLNDAQVVESVCAIFEKSVKTLLDDFAPMVPQLCEMLGQMYSTIPQASAIDLTRQLVHIFAHEPAHFPPIKALYLLVTSVTLTLFQQGPRDHPDIVDSFMQLLAQALKRKPDLFLCSNLDVKAVFQCGVLSLKFPEAPTVKASCVFFTELLPRCGEIAPVGQVVHENGKVLLQAVLEGVGGQASRSLMDHFAEILFALNKHCFSYLSIWIKEVMQQDGFPSARVSPEQKETFSQQILRERVNKRRVKEMVKEFTLLCRGLHGTEYTADY
- the IPO13 gene encoding importin-13 isoform X3, which translates into the protein MQAQVSPQAWHFSWLLLNMDKVPEIQYFGASALHIKISRYWNDIPADQYESLKTQLFTHITRFASGSKIVLTRLCVALASLALSMMPEAWPCAVADMVRMFQAEDSNVDGRARCLALLELLTVLPEEFQTSRLPQYRKGQVRSVLAQECGSVFPLLEQLLQQQDSPGFIKQKVLKCFSSWVQLEIPLMDCENLIQAAFTSLQDPELFDTAVEAVVNAISQPDAQRYVNTLLKLIPSVLGLQEQLRQAVQSGDMETSHGICRIAVALGENHSRALLDQVEHWQSFLALVNMIMFCTGIPGHYPVNETTSSLTLTFWYTLQDDILSFEPDKQAVYQQVYRPVYFQLVDVLLHKAQFPSDEEYGFWSSDEKEQFRIYRVDISDTLMYVYEMLGAELLSSLYDKLGRLLTNTEQPSTWQHTEALLYGFQSIAETIDVNYSDVVPGLIGLIPRISISNVQLADTVMFTIGALSEWLADHPVMINNVLPLVLQALGNPELSISSVSTLKKICRECKYDLPPYAANIVAVSQEVLMKQIHKTSQCMWLMQALGFLLSALQVEEILKNLHSLITPYIQQLEKLADETPNPSNKLAIIHILGLLSNLFTTLDISHHDDDHESTEVKKMPVQQGPNPVVVVLQQVFQLIQKVLSKWLNDAQVVESVCAIFEKSVKTLLDDFAPMVPQLCEMLGQMYSTIPQASAIDLTRQLVHIFAHEPAHFPPIKALYLLVTSVTLTLFQQGPRDHPDIVDSFMQLLAQALKRKPDLFLCSNLDVKAVFQCGVLSLKFPEAPTVKASCVFFTELLPRCGEIAPVGQVVHENGKVLLQAVLEGVGGQASRSLMDHFAEILFALNKHCFSYLSIWIKEVMQQDGFPSARVSPEQKETFSQQILSRERVNKRRVKEMVKEFTLLCRGLHGTEYTADY